ACCAGCAATGCATGTGAAAATTCCAACAAACTTTTGAAAGATAAGTTGTCCGAGAAAGAGAGAATTACCCCCAACCAGGGGAGGATCTAGTAAGGGGCACGAGGAGACGCTGTCCCCCCTAAAATAAAACTTTACGTTTTGTTACcattaaattttttgaaaatatatgaaAGTGCCCCCCAAAAACTGAAAAATATAAAGGTGTATTCACAAAATATGATCTGTGTCCCCCGGAGTTTAAATCCTGGATCCGCCCCTGCCCACAACACAACTATACAATTTCAAACTACAACATATATGATCAGATTACTAACCCCAGCATCCAGTTTGGGAAGACCAATAATTAGAAGGTGCATTGTATCTCCTTTGAAAAACTCTTCCGTCAATTTTGCACAAGCCTCCGTTGTTGGCTCTGACTGATCACTACCATAAAGTATAGTTCTCATCTCCAATATAACTTTTTTTACTTCACACATCTGTAAATGATAAAGATGAATATGATTTATACAAACTTGATAACTTCAGAATTCAAAATGTCCTATCTGTTTCTACAAATGAAGTAACATATAAATAATGCATAATGGTCCATAAACTATTAAAAAATGAAAGCTAAACAAATACAAATTTCTAATTTGCATCAAAAACTTTCTCCCTAGCTCACACCGCAAAGATATATTATAGTTGCATCTATTGTAGCAATAAAGTCTTAAAacttattaaatatttttttaatccGTTCAATTAAGTTTATTGCAATCTTTTGATCAGGTATGAAATCAACATTTTATGAAATTAACATTTTTCAATCTAGTTAAATTACCGGTGATATACCaataaatcaaataaaacgtAAAACATACAAAATTTGTGATCATGCATATATATTGGTTATGTCCCCCATTAACCTTCTAAACacattagaaaaaaaaattacacaaAAACCTGTTATATCTTTATAAAATAGTAGAATTTTCTATATTCATTCCCAgctaataattttaaaaaaatattaactCCTTATGATCACGTAAAAAACCTAAAAACCTAGAATAATAAAAAACAAACATGCATGGGAGCTCATATATCATATACAAACTTATTATGCCGTGTAATGCACCTTTTTGGTATTGCGAGTGGGAGTGGTGGCGGATTGATCGGTGACAACAAGGAGATCACGAAGATAAGAAACAAGCTCCGACGGAGCGCGGATCTTTGACGATGATTTAAATAAGCCTTTCATCGTCAAAGTGCCACAATAACAACCCGCCTGCTCCGTTCTGTTTTCTTCAATCCTACCTCTCTCCTCCCTAATCTGCTGtcttattttatttgtttattttggGGTTTAAGGCAAGAAAACAAATACGAGGAAGCTTATATATAACCCTACCAACGGTGGATGTGTTTTCTAATTTTCTATGATAATCTTTTGTCAATCAGGTGGAGTTTTAGATGAGATATAATGATAATCTTATCTATGATAATCTGTTTGGTAATTTTCTATGTATTAATCGAATAAATTATGTATGTTGTGCGAGATAAATTAATGTTAATCGGATAAAATTTAATAGAAATATGAAACAAACTAAGTTGTTTATAAAATTTCAATTGGTGATATTTacttttgaaatatttataaaaaaaaatttataaatttttaagcATAAAATTAACAAGTAAATATTTATGTAGGTAAATATTGTACCGAggtaaaaataaataaaaaaataagaaGAAAAAGAATAAATTGGAAATAGTGGGCGAAACTATTGTGTTACCGACATTTTAACTTTTTAAACATTTATTTTTTGCTAATTAACTTTTTAACATTACCTGTGACCGAATATGATTCATAAGTTTTCATGGTAACTGCTTGAGGAACATTGTTCCGTCTAAAATCTTAAGGCTTGAGAGAAAAGGTATCATGATATTGTAATCTCTGACCAAGAAGTATCTCTAAACATTGTTTAGAAACAGTTAACATGGTGTTCTTCCTTGAATATCCTACAGCTTAAGTGTACTTCTAGGAGCTTAACACTAGTTGACTGTGACTGAAAATCATTTCTCGCTTTCAAGAAGGGGAAAAATTGCAGGATGAATTGAGGGTCATCAGACTATTTTTATAGCTCCCTTGAAAGCAAAGGTAGGTACTGGTTGCTAACTTGCAAGTCACAAAATGTACTTAACAGGTAAAGTTATTATGCATTGCAAAATATTGAAAATTAAAGCTGTTAAGTAACCGATCCGTCTAAAACCTTAAAGTGATAAAGGAAGGCCCGAACAGGAGCTTATACTCTTCAACACTCCCCCTCAATCGTACGATACTTTTCACTACGATTGACAATAATAACCAATATcaataccaacaacaaatattttaaattaaattcgAGTCTCTCCTTAAACCTAGCCCTTAGCCCTGATACCATGTTAAGGAACCGGTCcgtctaaaaccttaaggtggtaGAGGAAGGTCCGAACAGGATCTTATACTCTTCAACAAAAGCTGCATGTAAATGCTGCAGTTCTGTTTTCGATTTTGATCATTGTCTTATACTACCGATTCCCCCACGTAATCGAGTATCGGTAGGTAAATTAGAAAATTGGACCTCCATGGTTAGTGTACAACTGATGATTAAACAGGATCATGTCATCTCTGTTAAGCTTATAACAAGTACTTGTTATACATGGAGTAAACAGGCTAGAACAGGGTGATTTGCAAGCCAAGGCCTTGAACCTGCCTTATACTTCAAGTgctttttatattttttttaacacTTCTCTGTATAAATCTATTGGATATTCCACTTTCGAAAATCTTAAACCTTTCTCTGAATATCTGCAATCTGATCAAGAAAGAAAAATGAAACCTATAAGCTTTTTCTCAGCTTTGGTAGTTGCCTTATTGGCAGCTATTGCATCCAATCATCTTATAACTTTCAGTCCCATATTGACACTCGAACGTTTCTGTAATACTGATCTCGCCTCCCTGCAATCGTTCATTCTGTCGAATCTAAGTCCTTATAGCAGCTTTATACCTGTAAGCTGCAGACATCACCACTGGCGACACGATGATACTAAAGAAAAGAAATCTCCGTGTGATGATTTCCCATCAAATTTTCCGCCTCCAGATACTAATACGACCTCTACTTTCTGCGTTGATAGTAGAGGCTGCTGTAATTTCACTACAGTACAGGCTGCAGTTAATGCTGTTGAAAATTTTAGCCAGAAAAGAAACATACTGTGGATAAACTCTGGTATTTATTTGTAAGTTGCCCTCTAATCTCGATCTCGTACATTTGTAGCACAACTCATAAGTTACATTACATAATATCGTTATTTACGTAGATCATTCACTCGTTTAGTGAGAAAATTGTAGTACCGAAAACAAAACCAAACATCACATTCCAAGGACAAGGATTTACGTCGACAGCAATCGTATGGAATGACACAGCCAATTCCTCAAACGGCACATTTTACAGCGGCTCTGTTCAAGTATTTGGAGCCAATTTCATTGCTAAAAACATAAGCTTTATGGTAAGATAACTAAAGAAAGATCTATACTATTAGTGTTACATGTTAAAAAGTATAAGATCATATTCGAGCCTTCCTCTAcaaccttaaggttttagatagactggttacttaacatggtatcagagctcgaTACCCTACCATTATACTAATTGTTTTTCAATCTGATAACATACGACGGTAAAATATAGAATGTAGCGCCAATTCCCCGGCCAGGTGATGTTGGAGCACAAGCGGTAGCCATCAGAATATCAGGAGATCAAGCTGCTTTCTGGGGATGTGGATTCTTTGGAGCTCAGGACACTCTTCATGATGATCGAGGTCGCCATTACTTCAAGGATTGTTATATTCAAGGCTCCATAGATTTCATCTTTGGCAATGCAAAGTCATTTTATGAGGTAAGTAGGACCATTATTATCTACGGTTAAACCTCGATTAAGTAataatcgataaagtaataacctcgctaaaataatatttttctccggTCCCAACATAATGGACACAGTTTATTTTTACTCCCGGTAAAATAATAAAACTCGTTAAAGTAAAATTTTTTCTTGGTCCCGACCCTATTACTTTGAAGACGTTAGAAGAGGGTCTCTATCTTTAACGCGAATGCATGTGAACAAAATACAGAGTTGCCAGTTAACATCAATGGCTAACCCGGTGCTACCCGGACAAAAGGTGATAAATGGAGCAGTGACAGCACAAGGGCGAGCTTCAGCAGACGAAAACAGTGGTTTCGCATTCGTCAACTGCAGCTTAGGTGGAAACGGCAGAATATGGCTTGGTCGAGCATGGCGCCCCTTCTCGAAAGTCGTGTTTGCGTACTCTACAATGTCTGATATCATAGCTCCTGAGGGTTGGAATGACTTCAATGATCCTACCAGAGACCAGTAACATTCTAATTCAAACAACTCTGTCATAAATTTATACTCCGTTCGTTCTAATATCGAGTCTTTGTACTTTTGCACGTAGTTTAAGGTGTTCCGTGAGTTATCATAACATAAATGTGATGCCTGCAGGAACATATTTTACGGAGAGTATATGTGCACAGGAGGAGGAGCTAACATGACACTTAGAGCCTCTTATGCCCAGAGGCTTAACGAGACCCAAGCTTCTCCTTTTCTTAATGCATCTTTCATTGATGCTGATCAGTGGCTTCAACCCTTTTCCTTGTAGCCTGCTGATTTATAATTCCTCGTGGAATAATATAAAATCATGTCGGGACCTTTATCTGGTATGTACAAAACGTATCGAACTAATAGGTACTGTTGAATAATATAAGATCTTATTAGAATCTTATTCCGAcacctcaatccaaattaaaaTAAAATGTCTATAGCAGTAACAAACACTTGACTATCGCAGCAAACCTGCAAACCTGCAAACCTTACTCGAAAGCACATAATAGCATCTCCAACCATGAAAAGTTCTTGGTTAAAACCTGAGTTGAcatatcaaaaataaaaaatatagtaAATCTTTTCAAAAAATCACACTCCAACCACGTTCACCCCTTGTCTATAATTATAGTAAACCTCCTATGAATGACTATATTTGTCGATCCATTAGGAAGATTACACATCATTTATTATCATATTAATGTgatatattctatttataacaatctaaaatattaaaaacatacTATTTTTAAATTATAACAACCAATATAGCCAATACCATCATCGAGACAAAATATCTTACAAGTTTAACAAATTTTACATAATATTTTACGGATCCAATCATTATAATCAACCTTATTGAAAATGTGAGTACCTTTTCGTGAAACTTCCAAATTCAAGAATAGTGGAATATTAGTTGGAATACAAATAAACTAGTAATACTTAATCTTTCATGGTGTTCAAATTATGACCATAATCAAGGAAGCTACTGCTATCATGATTCCCAGCTAAAGACATGATTACAGTGCATATATAATTCCACCATATATTTTCCTTTTGAAAACACGTTTACAACTGGTAGCTATCCAGAGATCTCTGCATTAGAAAGTGCAGTCAATGCTCATCTCTTTTATTTCAACTTTTAACATCATTACATTCATTTTGACTTTTGCTCTCCACATATAAGTTCTAGCTAGATTTTCTTGAGTTATCTTCCCATTGACACATAGAATATCTTCATAGTAATTTGACTAATCTTAACCTTTTTAAGTAACACAGTAGAACCTCGATAA
The sequence above is drawn from the Apium graveolens cultivar Ventura chromosome 2, ASM990537v1, whole genome shotgun sequence genome and encodes:
- the LOC141705386 gene encoding putative pectinesterase 8, coding for MKPISFFSALVVALLAAIASNHLITFSPILTLERFCNTDLASLQSFILSNLSPYSSFIPVSCRHHHWRHDDTKEKKSPCDDFPSNFPPPDTNTTSTFCVDSRGCCNFTTVQAAVNAVENFSQKRNILWINSGIYFEKIVVPKTKPNITFQGQGFTSTAIVWNDTANSSNGTFYSGSVQVFGANFIAKNISFMNVAPIPRPGDVGAQAVAIRISGDQAAFWGCGFFGAQDTLHDDRGRHYFKDCYIQGSIDFIFGNAKSFYESCQLTSMANPVLPGQKVINGAVTAQGRASADENSGFAFVNCSLGGNGRIWLGRAWRPFSKVVFAYSTMSDIIAPEGWNDFNDPTRDQNIFYGEYMCTGGGANMTLRASYAQRLNETQASPFLNASFIDADQWLQPFSL